From the genome of Candidatus Angelobacter sp.:
TGGACAAATTTTATTGGCGAACGTGACATTGCAGGTAGATTCAATCGTCCATTCTCGATGACTATGAAACTGAAACTCACCGTTGTGCTGTGCCTGTTTGTTTGTTCATTCCCCGTCCTGGCCCAGCAGGAAAAGCCTCTGCGCGTGTTCATCCGGGCGGGCGTCAAGACGCACGGGCCGAACCAGCACGATCACCCGCGGTTTCTCGCCGGGTGGAAGGATCTGCTCAACCAGCGGGGCGCGAAAGCTGATGGTTCGATGGATTTTCCAACCACGGAACAACTGGACAACGCGGATGTCCTCGTAATCTACGCGGCGGACGGAATGAAAATCGTCGGCGAACAACGCGCCGATTTCGAGAAGTTCTTGAAGCGCGGTGGCGGCCTGGTGGTGATTCATGACGGTGTCGTGAGCGGCGATCAACACGAATGGGCAAAAAAGGTCCAGGGTGGCGCGTGGCGTTGGGACGGCGACAAAAAAACCAAGTGGCTCGAGAGCGAGGTCGGAATTTATTTCGTGGACCAGAAACATCCCATCGTGAAGGGCGTGTCCAACTTCGACTGGCGGGACGAGATTTATTACGACATGGACATGGCGCCCGACGCGCATGTGCTGGCGACCTCGTTCCACAGCGTGTTTGTCATCGCGCCACAGATGTGGACTTACGAGAAGACGTGGGAGGGCGGTTCCGCGCCGTATCGCGCGTTTGTCAGCATTCCCGGCCATGAATACAGTTCGTTTCAAACGCCACACTACCGTGCGATTCTGCTGCGGGGCATCGCCTGGGCCGGAAAGCGCCCAAACGTCGATTCACTTTGCTCGAGAGAGGAACTCGACTCGCTGACCTATCCCGCCGGCGGCCCGACCGCTCCGGAAAAGGCGGCGGCAAAGCTGAATGTTCATCCAGACTTCAATATCAGCCTGATCGCCTCCGAGCCGTTGATCGAGAAGGTGATTTCGCTGGATTGGGATCCGAAAGGCCGTCCTTGGGTCGCGGAAACGCCAGAATACCCGAACGGCCGGACCATCAACAGGAATGACCTGCCGATTTATCCCGACCGAACCGCGCGTCCCGAAACCTATCGTGGCGACAAGGAAGACCGCCCCGCTCGCGATCGCATCTCATGGCTCGAAGACACCAACGGCGACGGGCGCATGGACCGAAAACACATCTTTGCAGACTTCGAGCATGGCGTGCCCGGCGGACTGGAACTGGTGACTTCGCTCGTGTTCTACCGCGACGGTGTGATCGTCGCCCAGGCGC
Proteins encoded in this window:
- a CDS encoding ThuA domain-containing protein; translated protein: MKLKLTVVLCLFVCSFPVLAQQEKPLRVFIRAGVKTHGPNQHDHPRFLAGWKDLLNQRGAKADGSMDFPTTEQLDNADVLVIYAADGMKIVGEQRADFEKFLKRGGGLVVIHDGVVSGDQHEWAKKVQGGAWRWDGDKKTKWLESEVGIYFVDQKHPIVKGVSNFDWRDEIYYDMDMAPDAHVLATSFHSVFVIAPQMWTYEKTWEGGSAPYRAFVSIPGHEYSSFQTPHYRAILLRGIAWAGKRPNVDSLCSREELDSLTYPAGGPTAPEKAAAKLNVHPDFNISLIASEPLIEKVISLDWDPKGRPWVAETPEYPNGRTINRNDLPIYPDRTARPETYRGDKEDRPARDRISWLEDTNGDGRMDRKHIFADFEHGVPGGLELVTSLVFYRDGVIVAQAPDILWIRDINGDGVADRVEKLYTGFGTFDTHAVINNFRWGMDGWIYGAVGYSAGDPRSGDGAKNFGRITAGIIRFKPDGSALEQVASG